A region of the Phaeodactylum tricornutum CCAP 1055/1 chromosome 1, whole genome shotgun sequence genome:
ACATTTGCTTGGTATTTCCTGTTTTCTTTGACCGTGaattcaaattttgcagGAAAGCGAGCGTCCGCCTGTGTCGAAATCCGATGCTGACCATGTGCCCAAGTAAAatactaatgtaaatgtaaatgtaaatgtaGAATAACAACAGACCAAAACTGAGACTATAACGGCCAATATTGATACATGTGCTTTCATTTATAGTACCAAGGAAATAAAAGCCTGAACGTAAATTACTCGACAAGGGCTTTCTTGAGGCCTGACTTTTTATCCGCCGCATTAACCGAGTACGGAATTTCGTCATTCATCCGCGTAAACGATGTCGTCTCTTCGCCTTCGTGGGACGTTTTGGACTTCCTTCGCCCCATACAACAGCAGCACCAAAAGCACAGGAGGGACAAGGCAGCCAGTGCGGCCAAAGAAATGCCCGCCGCCGTGGCCGCCGACGGCGTTCGAAGATATCCCTTTTCTTCCGACGCTGTCACGTAGGTTTGCAAGTCCATGCTGCAGCGACCAATCATCATATTGACATTAGCCTCGGCGTATATTTCGATGTAGCCTGTACCCGTCCAGCCCGAAGCCATCCAAGATGCAGACTCGGTTCCTGATTTCGGCAAATTGTAATAAACGGAATACGAGAACGTTCCATCCCCGGGACATTCATTCGTATTGCCAGAGTCGGCGACAAGCGACTCATCGCACAGAGGTATTTTCATCATATTGAGTATATTGAAATTCATTGTAGGAAACGCCAGCTCAGAGCTAACGTACGCCTGGTTGTTTTGAATACCCGTCTGGTCGACTCCGCTGTAGGTCACTGTTTTGGTTAAAAGTAAAGCAAGAATTGAAATGAGCAATGTACATGGGCAATTTTCAATGATAAGATGGATGGATACATACGGATACCAGAAATGATGGCAGTTTCTCCAAAAGTACAACGTGAAGTCCCGTTGCAACTCATTTCGAGGGTAGTCGTCATCGGATACGAATTGTCGCAAGTGAAGTCTGAGATCTCCACATCCAACGCTGATACAACCACTAATGTTGACAGCGTTAGTAATACAGAATGGAGGATCATGATGTTGGACTTGGTCTTGAGGGAAAATACTAGAAAAGCAGAATGTAGAGAAGACAAGCGCAggcaaacaaaaacaaaaaatggCATCCTGATAAAAAGCAGATTTCGAAACACATAAACGTACAGCGAGGATTGTTGAAACGCTTTCTTTAAATATGCGAAATATCTACGAAACAAATATGGGATATATCGACGAATCATACGTTGGATGTCGCCAAATTCTTCCCTATAATTATTAACTTTGGAGGTTGAGTTTTatcgtgacgacgacaagcaAGGCATTGTCATTTAACGTGGCCCCATTTTCGACATGGCACTGTTTCATCCTATCAGAGTCACACTTGTACAAACCCGGACGTATCGTGGGCAACGGATACGGCGTAGTGTAATGCGTAGACATCACTTCCTGGGCGGACACACCTAATTGAGAGTGAAGATATCTCGATATCATTCTCTCTTTCTGCTCGTAAGGATGGTGAGCTCTTCATTATGCCATGATAGCCAGCGACTGGACATATGCGGGGGAGGGGGGAAAACATGTTATTTTCGCTCATCGTTCTTCTACCGCCAACGCTTTAAATCCTGAATGGCGCGGATGTCTACTGCGCATCAAGAAAGATTATTTGAAAATGGCTGGATGTTTCAAGGACCTTCCAAATTCGGTTGCAATTCCAGAAGACACCTGTCTGTATTTTCGAAGTTGCATCTTACCAAAACTGGCTCCTTACGTAGACGCTCCGCAATCAATTCGCTTACATTGGTCGTTTGTCGCTGTCATTCGAGAGGCTAGCCTTACGTCTGGTAAAATTCCGGAAGGGAGGTTGAAAGACTGGAGCTTGGTTTCGGCAGAGTCAATGGAAAAACCTATGTATCCAACTGCATCATTAGTTCCTGATTACCGACTTCAGCTACCTAGTAGCGTCAATTTCTCAAAGTCACGATCGATCACCGTTGAAATCAAACCCAAAGCAGGGTACAGAGCGTATTCTCCGTTGGTGCATCCAACGACTCGATTCAAGTACAGATATACCCGATACACCTTTATCCAGTGGATAAAAACGGGTAATGTATCAGTGCCGAGTAATGATCATCCAGCTTACGATCCCGTGGATTTATTCTCGCAAGACGCTCAAACAGTGGAAAGAGCCCTCCTATCCCTTCTGAGAGAACCTCGGAATAATTTTATTGTGTGGCATGGTCGAGAATCCATGATGACGCTGAAAAATGGGGAGCCCACAATAGACGATAGAAAATTGTCGGATGCTCTGCCATTCAATGGTCTTCAGGGGGGCGAGGAACAAAACTTTCTTATTAGAATCCTGACAAGCGTATTGCATACGGAGCCTTTTCTTCAGGATCTACTTCAGTTGCAAAACCTTGATATCTTGGATGCTGATGGTGCGGTACTTGTTTACCGCCGACTCGTATGGCTTTGCAATGGCTCTGAAGATGAAGCTGAGATCCTCATTGATAGGCTTGATTCGCTGGTATCCCAAACGTTGGGGGAAGCACCACCTAGCTTGAATGAACACTCTCCAATACCATTTCCTTCGAAGTCAAATAAAATCGACCTGATTTGCCATGCAATACAGACTTTTCGGGAAATACTGCTCTCGCAAGAGCCAATCATTCCGAACAAGCAAATCATGGATTCGTTTCGCAAGCGCACAGTGGGTATTGTTGAGACTCTGGACAAAGAAGAATGTGTGTATTTGTTGCAAAACTGGATGCTCTCTTTGGCCATGTGCGACATCAGTTTCTTTGTTTCCTTTTGCTTTGAAGCGAGCAAGGATATCGACGTTTTACATTCTGGTCGGTGCgcggtgactgtgaaatcgACGCAGAAGGATGGCCTACCTGGCCTGGTCGAGATTGCCGGTGAGGACGTCTTTTATCAAATAAGAGTCATCGATACCGATAAAAAGCCTGCTAGGAAGCTACGATATAggcaaaggaaagaagaATCTCTCGCGCTATTCGCTCTTTGGGAATGTAGAAAAGATGAACCCGAGGAAGGACGTGTCGGTAGCTAAAAtcctaacagtaagcgtTTTAAGTGTACATTATATAATAGGAGAAAATTattcatttcttctgcttGAGAACTTCCGCTGTTGCCAATTCTGCCGAAAAGGCCGCATGATTCCCTGCATATGTCGTCGTGCGTTTCACAGCTTGTCTATTCACCATGTAGTAATTCTTAATGCAGTATCCAAGAACTCGAGCAAGAATTATTGCCCACATCAACTTGGCGTATCCCTTCTTCAAAAGCTGCGGCAGGGTCGACGCATCGGGTACATTCAACGGTGAGAGTTGCATTTCCGACCAGGGCGTAGCCGAGTTCCATTTGAAGATAGGCTTCATTCCCCGGAGGTTCGCCATCCCATGTACGATGGTTGCTGGCAACAGCATCCTCCACACAGGAAGGTCTACCCCTAAAAGATCTCTCTTCGCCAACGCCAGAGCTGTCATCGTTCCGCACAATTCATGGATAGGAAAAATCCCTCTGCAAATGGCGTAAAAGCTTTTGTTTTCATTGGAGACTTTCGTGTACATCAAAATACGGCGCCCCGCGTCACAAAGTTTCATCCCCAAACTGGCAGCCAACATGTGCGTGACGTATTGGTTTGCTGAAACGATGTCTCGCTCTGCAGGACCTCTGACAACCGCTTCCGCAATCCTCCGCctctttttgcttctcgACGATATGCGAGTGGACCAATTGAAGTTTCTACACGTGGAGCGAACAGAATTTTGAATATCAACATCCTTAACAATGAGCAAGACTTCGATAGGTCCGACGCGTACCTTGGTAAATCGACGAACCACTGTACAATTTTCAGCTTCATGTATTCCTCAATAAACGGCGCAGCAACGCAGCTCGTTCCGAAGTCTGCTGCCAGCAGTGTTATACGCTTTGGACGGTACTTGCATTCTCGTAAAACCCATGGCAAAATCGGAACCGGAACCATGGGGGTCAAGGAAAAGATATTGGGTTCAAACCAGAAAAATGTAAGTAGGCGAACAACGGTCGCCATGACAACTTCGCCGGCAAAAGCCATGGTGTAACCTAAAGTaaacgagaaaaagaaagtaTTCACGATGCGATTGACATCATTTTCTCGCGCATCAAAAACTGACACCATACTAATTATGGGAACAACAGCCGAGAGGGAAACGCTTTGAATATTCTCATAAAAGCGAAGATTGTATTCCGTCAACGGCAACGTCCTGGGCGACACGGCTGAGTAGCAAAGTAAGgctgtcatcatcatcatgaaACTTATTTGTTGAATCGCATCAAAGCTTATCCGGGCACTCGCTTCTGCTAAAGACTGCGGGTGCCAACAATATTCAGTGAGAAATGCAATTCAGCGAATACAGGAAAGGTGCAATGAACCCACCTGACTAGTACCAAAGCCCAATTGCGATGTCTCCATGGGATGGGTTCCAACTGAAGTTGTCAAAACCGTAGCCGATTGTTTGGGCATTGCTAAGGCAGAAAGCTGGTGACCTGCCTTCGAAGGATTGATCGTACTTGAAGCCATCCGCGCATTCCCCGTATTGGGGACTTCTTTTAAGATTTGTGGCGGCGATTCGAAGTGAGACTGTGAATGTTGCGGTGGTGAAGAATGGGTTCCGGGGTAATTCCCATAATTTGGGTGATTCGACTGCACCCATTGAGGTCCATACAAACCTTTATACGCTCCTTGTGTTGCTGTGTAACCTTGTTGCGGTGGTGGTCCGTATCCGTAGGTAGAATACTGATATGGATATCGATGCGGTGTATACGGCACATGGTGGTTGCTGTTGTATCCGGTGTAtggctgttgctgttgttggtggtgatGATGATTGTTCTGCTGTTGGATATACGGCTGCTGTTGTGATAAGTAGTCGTGTGGGAGCGTTCGCACGTATTGAGGAGGTCGGAAAACGGCAGAATGGGGATTTCCAATCGTCGACTGCATAGACGAAGATTCAGCCGGCAACTGTTGCCAAGGCAGTTCCTGAATTGTAGTCGACTTTGCGAATTCCTCGGCAACTTCTTCGGATTCACCTTCGTTGTCACTGTAATAGACCGGCAGGTTTGGAAGCGTATACCCGAGGCCGTCATCAGTGTATGCgttttcttcatcttccgaCACCGCTGGCTGAAAATGTGGGGCTTGGCGGTATCTATTTGTTTGTTGGTAGTATGAAAAGTGTTGTGGTTCGGTTGAAGTCATCCTCGGAGGGGGCGGGGGTGGAATATTCGGTTCACTCGAAAGGCGAGTATTTCTGTGCTGCAAATCCTTTTGCTCTGCTCGAGCTTTGCGCAATAAATATTGCTGACGCTTGTATTTGGACCGGTCTTGGCTCGTCCATAGTTTCTCGGTCGGCTCAGGAACTGGACTTTTAGTAGTCAACGGGTTCAAGTCACTTTGGCTTGCCGACACTGTACTTCGGAGGGACGCCGCTGCCGTACTTATAGCTAACGCCTCCGCCTTTACATCCACTTTGTGCTCCACCACATTTGGAAGCGATCTTGAATCTGTAAATGCGTTTTTCGATGTGCTTGTAGTCTTTTCATGTACGGAGACGGCCGTCGAAGCTTGAGCAAATTGTTGAGGTCCCGTCTCCGATTTTCTAGGTTTCGAAGTCATGTAACCTGTCTCATCGAGCATCTGTTGCAGTTTCTGGAGCGTCTGCAAAGGCTGAGATCCAGAAGTCTCGATCTGTTTCGTTCCTACACGAGAAGCAGGATattttttgtcgtttcccGGAGCCGCGAGCTCATCGTTTTGGTTAAGGAGACTTGGTCTATTCCTACGGTTTGTAGAACAATTTTTCAGTGAACTATTGCCGTGTTCGAACGATTCCGTTGACGACTgttccaaatcctttcgcGGGTGTGGGTGGCTTCTGGGTCGATTGCTGTGGTTGTTCCTATTGGTACCGAAACGCGTGTCTGTCGTTGCAGAATTACTAAGGCCAGATAGAGAGGAGGCGCCCAATTCGACTTCTTCGAAATCGGAACTGCTTTCCAGCTCATTGTCGCCATCGCTATCGGAAGAGGTCCCCATATTCACGTCGTACCATGGGGACGAAGGATGAGGAGGAAAGTTCGCTGCGGTGGCACCGGCAGTCAACGGGGGTAGAAGGGCCGGAAACGAGTCCGTGCTGGCCGCGACACCGGCCGTCGTCCCCGCCGGGCTGAAACAGAGCACGGTGAAAAGTACCCATTCGCAAAAGACTCTATGGCGATGCATCCAGTGACTGGTTCTGGAAGAAGGAAGTATGCGCCCGTTCGGCGAGGATCTGGGCAGACGGCGTTTTCTCATGGCGCGTCTGAGAATATTTTCCTCTGGTTTGGGGAttctttttttgtttctCATCCAGCTGCCGTGTCAACTGTTAACATCGTCGTTAgtactagctagctagtagagaaaCACGTGACAATGGACAAAAATCTCgcgttcttctttttgtttgtcCGTAGGTAACGTCATTTGTATTCGTA
Encoded here:
- a CDS encoding predicted protein, which produces MIASDWTYAGEGGKHVIFAHRSSTANALNPEWRGCLLRIKKDYLKMAGCFKDLPNSVAIPEDTCLYFRSCILPKLAPYVDAPQSIRLHWSFVAVIREASLTSGKIPEGRLKDWSLVSAESMEKPMYPTASLVPDYRLQLPSSVNFSKSRSITVEIKPKAGYRAYSPLVHPTTRFKYRYTRYTFIQWIKTGNVSVPSNDHPAYDPVDLFSQDAQTVERALLSLLREPRNNFIVWHGRESMMTLKNGEPTIDDRKLSDALPFNGLQGGEEQNFLIRILTSVLHTEPFLQDLLQLQNLDILDADGAVLVYRRLVWLCNGSEDEAEILIDRLDSLVSQTLGEAPPSLNEHSPIPFPSKSNKIDLICHAIQTFREILLSQEPIIPNKQIMDSFRKRTVGIVETLDKEECVYLLQNWMLSLAMCDISFFVSFCFEASKDIDVLHSGRCAVTVKSTQKDGLPGLVEIAGEDVFYQIRVIDTDKKPARKLRYRQRKEESLALFALWECRKDEPEEGRVGS
- a CDS encoding predicted protein is translated as MILHSVLLTLSTLVVVSALDVEISDFTCDNSYPMTTTLEMSCNGTSRCTFGETAIISGILTYSGVDQTGIQNNQAYVSSELAFPTMNFNILNMMKIPLCDESLVADSGNTNECPGDGTFSYSVYYNLPKSGTESASWMASGWTGTGYIEIYAEANVNMMIGRCSMDLQTYVTASEEKGYLRTPSAATAAGISLAALAALSLLCFWCCCCMGRRKSKTSHEGEETTSFTRMNDEIPYSVNAADKKSGLKKALVE
- a CDS encoding predicted protein, producing the protein MRKRRLPRSSPNGRILPSSRTSHWMHRHRVFCEWVLFTVLCFSPAGTTAGVAASTDSFPALLPPLTAGATAANFPPHPSSPWYDVNMGTSSDSDGDNELESSSDFEEVELGASSLSGLSNSATTDTRFGTNRNNHSNRPRSHPHPRKDLEQSSTESFEHGNSSLKNCSTNRRNRPSLLNQNDELAAPGNDKKYPASRVGTKQIETSGSQPLQTLQKLQQMLDETGYMTSKPRKSETGPQQFAQASTAVSVHEKTTSTSKNAFTDSRSLPNVVEHKVDVKAEALAISTAAASLRSTVSASQSDLNPLTTKSPVPEPTEKLWTSQDRSKYKRQQYLLRKARAEQKDLQHRNTRLSSEPNIPPPPPPRMTSTEPQHFSYYQQTNRYRQAPHFQPAVSEDEENAYTDDGLGYTLPNLPVYYSDNEGESEEVAEEFAKSTTIQELPWQQLPAESSSMQSTIGNPHSAVFRPPQYVRTLPHDYLSQQQPYIQQQNNHHHHQQQQQPYTGYNSNHHVPYTPHRYPYQYSTYGYGPPPQQGYTATQGAYKGLYGPQWVQSNHPNYGNYPGTHSSPPQHSQSHFESPPQILKEVPNTGNARMASSTINPSKAGHQLSALAMPKQSATVLTTSVGTHPMETSQLGFGTSQSLAEASARISFDAIQQISFMMMMTALLCYSAVSPRTLPLTEYNLRFYENIQSVSLSAVVPIISMVSVFDARENDVNRIVNTFFFSFTLGYTMAFAGEVVMATVVRLLTFFWFEPNIFSLTPMVPVPILPWVLRECKYRPKRITLLAADFGTSCVAAPFIEEYMKLKIVQWFVDLPRNFNWSTRISSRSKKRRRIAEAVVRGPAERDIVSANQYVTHMLAASLGMKLCDAGRRILMYTKVSNENKSFYAICRGIFPIHELGRPSCVEDAVASNHRTWDGEPPGNEAYLQMELGYALVGNATLTVECTRCVDPAAAFEEGIRQVDVGNNSCSSSWILH